The following nucleotide sequence is from Xiphophorus maculatus strain JP 163 A chromosome 22, X_maculatus-5.0-male, whole genome shotgun sequence.
ctgacagattttcttccactttttcTCACTAAGTTCTACTAGCTTACCagtcactgcaaaaaaaattaaagaaaagcgTTTCCGCATTATGGTTCTGCCACCACTGTGCTTCACAGTGGAGAAAGTGGCTCCTGTAATAGTATCAGTAATGGTTATATCCATTTGTCTCGTCATTTAATTGGAAACTATgtacttaatttatttatttttcttttacatattttaggcttgaatagcttcactGATGTACTAAAAGAAGTTAGCCTAACTTCAACACAGCAAAAATCTTTTCCAGCAACCAGTCAGATTACTTTTGGACGCAAAAATTAAACTTCAGTGAGCCAAAAGAAACGGCTTAGTCGTTCATTACTGTTTTTACGGATGTTGCTTGTGTGTCAGATTTACTGGCATACCAGAAACGCAATATGAAAGTTCCGACTGGAActtttgtttggaaaataaaaagaaaacaaaatgtgattaattgtgtTAAAAGGTTTAAATGAACACTTTAGAGTCTGTAACATGTTGAAGTCTGTGCATTATTTTCCGTCCACTTTACAGTCATGCACTAATTTGTTTgattcatgcaaaaaaataatagttcAGTAGTTGCCATTTTTTTGGCAACTATATCTTTTTCTATAAGTTTGGTACTTTATGttaattttcaattaaatacatCACTGTTTTTGAATGCCTTTCTAAGAAATCCTATGAACTAAATTAACTtcatgaggaaaaaatgttaaaagtacCGCTCCCAGAAAAGTCTCGTCTCATTCCCTCCAAATCCCTGTCAAAACTTAATGGCGTTGAATGTCATAAATCAGCAGCAAGTGTGTGAGAAAGGGAGGGGGGGAGACTGAGAGAAAGCATGCGATTGTGCCCCgtctgtctgctgctgctgttgcagaGAAAGTTTCAGGTCAGGTCTAGACTGGCTCTGTAATACAGTACATACCAGCAGATCAGCTGTGAGCAGATCCCAGGTTCATTTATAGCCGTGGCCTTGTGTCTCTTCACGTCTGCCTGGCAACTCCTAAATCTGCTGCTGTTAAAACCACCACCGCTCCCCCACCTCTCAGACGCTTTGGCCCTGTTACACTTCAACCATGTCCAATTACTGCACACACAGTAGCCTGAGGAATGAAACGGAGGAGATTCCTCTATGGATCTTCTGTGCAGTTtaaggctgttttcacacctggtagACTTGATTTGattgggaccaaagttgcaacatttgtcacattttcagctgctgctgttctttttCACACTGCCAAagcctttgaaaaacctgttcccctccttgcctgtggggtcactgcaccaagaaccactgaaggaaacggtAAAAAAgcttctgaagaagacactttAACTTTCTGCTTcaggaaatgtaaataaatatggagtaacgtcagattttagccgttgtaaaatttctctttattgtttttagcaaaagacgagtcatttctcccgctagcgatTGAcccctgtgtttgttttggttgtatttacccagaatgcccggCAGTTAAACCTGTCGCACtaaggaataaataaattaatggcTTGATCAATTAAAACAAGCCCAATAACTTCCATTTGCATGACTGACAGCATGTTAAGTCTTTAGTCTGGTGCATTTGTTAGCCTTTCTTGAAGGGCAGCTTTGTATAAAGACTTcagtatccattttatttgtggttttagttggtttaaaaatgtcttccagttccaattttaaatgtttgttaaattGAAAGTTTATCTTTAAGAGGGTGTACTTGAATTATTATGCCAATactgtacagtatttttattctgtttttaaaaatcaatatattatatctaggcctgtcgcaataaacgataaatcaattaatcgtacgataaattaaaactatctacgtcattttaattatcggcattatcgtctcttccggcctttttctctttctgttaatgacactgaatgaaaaaaggctcaactccagtgctctccactgactcctcccttcctcatttccttagagTAATGCCCAGCggacacgacacgatcttagagctgttgGCCGATTGTctcccattttcaaaacctgagagaccacacattagctgacagaaatcctaggtatgaCGGTTCGatcgtgtggtgtccaacaatgggcaccaaataatggctacaagttcagttaactaattttaaaaccaggcattaccgtaatcaatgctttactacagtctacctgcaatgcatgtggctagtgtcagcgtaaatgAAAgcctgaatgaaaatcattagaacctatttatgtcacgttaacgaagaattaatcaactgcggtagcaatttcgctccaactcctccccttgtcatttctatattctttgcatgttgaataaacattaatgttgtttccacatatcatctccaatgtctgctggacttcgggttgcgccgtgtcagctgtttgggattcccctctgttTGAGAATCCacactttctgattggctacctgtcacattcaacaggtgtagTTAAGGCTCCCAGTCGGGGggaaacccctgatttggatcagacgatgatctaccgtaacacaccacacaatcttagaaagaccaactttctaagattgtggtaaggggaaaaataggagcaaaaaacctgtggtgtgaactattgcatcaggtagtcgatgtgcccatcttctctatttaaatctaattattactgaagggcaacataatatacagacgtcataatctgccctcttttggttgaatgcagtatttatttccactttggctttatgttgtttagttttttttccaagtgtgttttttgttaatggagactgagaatccattttatttttgtttttggttgttttgtttattttgtttatcagttccagtgttaagtgttcttttgaaaataaagtgtatctatctttggcaggaaattgcatgcattattaggtcattttcattaaatcagtgtaaaaaggtcttcaaacaatattatcgtttatcgcaataatttttgagacaattaatcgttcagcaaaatttgctatcatgacaggcctaattaTATCTTTGTGTGCCTCCATTTCCTTTGGCTGCCtttcactttgctgctgttgcacagaAATTTTCCCATTGTGGGTCCATGAAGACTTTTTCTAGTTTaataccattatattacttgaaaatggtctcaaaacaacaatattctcACAATAACCTTTGACACAATTTATCATCAaccaaaatttgttattgtgatgtTATTGTGCGCTCTAGAACCGCTTCCTGGTTCTAGAGCGGTCTTTGGTCTGTTTGGCATTCACATAAGCATTCGAAAAATACCAGAGTTCACTTGAACTGAATTGACACAGAGATTTGGCggcagaccagagttcactttttgtGGTCTGCATCAGATTTCGATTGCGCATTCCCAAACAAATGCCCaaactttctaggcaaacagaTTAAGGCGGACAAAACAGGGTTGATGTGAATGCACCTCTATGCTGTTGCTTTGGataaatttctgagttaatcCGCCTCATCTCTTGTTGTTCTCAGGTCCGAGGGGCTCCTTTTCCTGACGACAGTGGGCAACATGTGGAGCAGCCTGAAGAGCAGATGCCAGACTCTCTTCCACAGCACGGGATCGGCTGAAAGCAGAGTAGAGGTAGAAACAGTCCAGTGTGTGGTGGATCTGGGTGAGACAGACAACGCGGTCGAGACCCGGGGCCCTGCCGCTGCCACCGCCAGCCCGTCATGGCGCCTCATGCCAGTGCCGGTGGTCGCCACAGGACGCCGCCATCATAACTGCGTGTCGGACATCCCTCAGATCGTAGAGATCTCCATCGATAAGGAGTCGGAGGATTCCAGAGGAACATCTGGTGGTGTCCCGATGGCACGGAGGGACTCTTACTCCCGACATGCTCCTTGGGGGGGCAAGAAGAAGCACTCGTGCTCAACAAAAACCCAGAGCTCTCTGGAAGCGGACCGGCGTTCTGGGCGGCTGAGAGGCTGTGGGAACCGCCGTGATCGGCGTTACGGTATCAGCTCCATCCAGGAGATCAACGACTCTGGATCTGGAGGGCGGAGCCTGAACACTCGCTCGCTGCGCCAGCGGCTGAGCGACACGGTCGGGTTGTGCTTGCCCCTACCTGCTCGGCAGCGCTCGCACCCTAAGAACCCCATCAACTCCAAACGGAAAATCCACCTGACCGAGCTTATGCTGGAGACTTGCCCCTTCCCGCCGGGCTCCGACCTCGCACACAAGTGGCACTTGATCAAGCAGCACACGGCGCCAGTCAGCCCTCATTCCTCCACCGCATTGCTGGACGCCTTCGACCAGGCCCACCCGTCGCCGGAGGACGAAGAAGAGCGCCTGCGCGAGCGCCGCAGGCTCAGCATTGAGGAAGGCGTTGACCCACCTCCCAATGCACAGATTCACACTCTGGAGGCTTCAGTGCCAGGCCCATCTCTTTACAAACTTGGACCAAAGATGGCTCCCAGCATCGGCGAGGTCTCCGGGGAAGCGCGCACCGGCGGAGCGTCCGGCTCAGCAGGCGCTGCATCGTTGGGGGCGTGCGGATCGATATTGGGGGCTACGGTGGCGTCCCAAGACTGCGACTCTGAGGAGGACTCCACCACCTTATGTCTTCAAGCCCGCAGGCCGAAACAGCGGCACGCCTCCGGAGACGGCCACCAGAGCCGGCAGCAGCCCGGGCCCTGGAAGGTCCACACCCAGATAGACTACATCCACTGCCTGGTGCCGGACCTGCTGCAGCTCACCGCCCTGCCCTGCTACTGGGGCGTGATGGACCGCTACGAGGCCGAGGCACTGCTGGACGGCCGGCCGGAGGGGACCTTCCTGCTGCGTGACTCGGCCCAGGAGGACTACCTTTTCTCCGTCAGCTTCCGCCGCTACAACCGATCGCTGCATGCCCGCATCGAGCAGTGGAACCACAACTTCAGCTTCGACGCCCACGACCCGTGCGTCTTCCACTCTTCCACCGTCACCGGACTTCTGGAGCACTACAAGGACCCCAGCGCCTGCATGTTCTTCGAGCCGCTGCTTACGGTGCCTTTCAACCGGACCTTCCCCTTCACCCTGCAGCACCTGGCCCGTGCCGCCATCTGCCGATGGACCACTTACGACGGGATAGGCTCCTTGCCTTTGCCTCccgccctgcaggacttcctcaAGGAGTATCACTATAAACAGAAAGTACGAGTCCGCTGGCTAGAGAGGGAGCCACCACTCAAGGTGAAATAAGACGGGCCAATTACAGAACTACTTCGCCCGTTGAGAGGCCATACTGACTTGGCTTCCTTTCTGTTGGAGAATAGAATCAAGTATAACAATCTAAAGTTCATTCTAATCTCTGTTTTTGGTATTAACTTACATCACTGACAATACATGATTATATTCAGTGTAATGCTGTCTGTCAAGCACGTTTTTAAGCTGAACAGGTTCCTATTTTTGTGCTGAACGTCTGTCCTGAACCCCCACCACGACCACCAACCCACTCGTACACCTGCCTGCAtgcccccccctctctctcttcatACCAAATTACTATTTCAAGCTGTACAGTTCACTTTGTGCGTCCCTATTTACCTTCAGAAACACTTCGTAGAGCACCTTACTAGAGTGGAGAGGGCATCTGCAGGCGCCTCCTGTTATTCACGATGCACTCGTTGCCTCCTGTTTGCATGCATGAGATCAGCTAAGCCactttaaaggtgacctattatgcttccttcaacaggttaggatagatctatggtctgtaccaggggtgtccaaagttggtcctcgagggccgggaTCCTGCATATTTTAGTTCTCTACTTGGTTTAACGCTCCTGGATTAAcggatggctcattagaaggcctaagaagattTTGGTATTTTGGTAATACCAAAAGTAACAACCttttgacatgctgaaaagctTGTTACTACCAGCAGGGAGagatctaaaacatgcaggatgccggccctcgaggactgactttgggcacccctggcctatacaaaacatttccattcttttttttttcccacaaaacCATTTTTGGATAATGAGATGTTAGCATGTTCAGTTCTGCTTAGAATGAGCTCATTtggggcgtcttgtcactttaaatctaaataagctgcTGTCTACCATCCCTTTGCCCCCCCAACTCAATCTTTACACTCttacgtgaaaatggctgcagacagatgcacaattatacaactatgcatctttaaaaagcataaGTCAAAAAGAACCGGGCAAGTGAttgtaaatcaacaacaaaacatacagcagtaaaaccagctgaccaaatgtgctgcagcgctgcttgggttgctaggtaacggggatggggttgctaggtagcaGCACAGTGCTTGTGGAATGTGACTGAacaatctggaggtttttgaaatggctcaatTTCCagacacctttttttttttttaaagcgctGGTTGTTTTCAGAAGGAGCTAaaaaatggaagtacaaaaaacttgcaaaatttgaattttgcataataggtcccctttaaaacCTAGGCATATGGATTCAGATCGGTAAACTGATTTATTCATTATGACAGTCATATCTTCACTATCGGTGTTCGTCCAACGGTCAGGAACTCTGCTGTCGTCAGCTCTGCAGTGTTATTTGTCCTGAGCTGTTGCGTAGCCTTCATTCCCGCTTTCTTGACCCAAAAATCTGGTCCACTCATTGCCAAGTTTACACAACGCCAGTCGGCCACGATATTAGGAACGCCTCTGTCAGACCCACCATCATTCAAAGAGAAAATCCCACCTTTGACCCCAAGCAGGGTTCGCCCTGAGGTTGTCGTGTGGCTCTGGGAAGTGAACCGCTGTAGCTTTGGGTTGTAACATCATCCAATTCACGCGTTATTGTAGATTTCTGCGAGAGCGTTTAACGTTGTGGCTAACAGGCGTCTCGTCATGAACACGCCTTcaactttttcctcattttgcctCCTTACgaccacaaacctcagtgttCTTTTAGGATTTTGAATGACAGGCAAGCAGAAAGCAGCTCAGagttattagattttttttgttgttgtctttttaaacaatacaaatctgaaaagtgtggcatgtatttgCCCCCCTGAGTGAATACTTTATTGCATCTAATGGTACGTTTACCAACTTTACAGACtggattttttccccattcttcATGCAGATCAGATGGAGAACGTCTATAAAAGCTTCTTGTTAGGTTctagctctggactttgactagaccagaGGTCAGCAACCTGCGATTTCAAAGCTGCGagtggctctttggaccttccacAATGGCTCTTTATAACTTTGGTTAAAAATGATGAAGACCTAACTAATGATTTAAATATACATGTAATAAGAAAAGCAGGGTTTTAAGTTTTTCCTTCAATGTCTGCATTGAATTTGCACCagtaatgattttattttttggaaattatgtgaacttatttcttATGTCATTTTCCACCGctcacaaaaaaatatctttttgcaaaattttatgtttatctttactttaaattagaaaaatatggatAGTAGGTATTATCTAAAATGATAACTTCTCTTTTGAAAAACATCTTGAAACAAGTTTTCAATTCAAGAATTATTTAAATAGCTTCCTGTAGTCAATGAATACTTATATTTTAATATAGATAAAAACTGATTCGAGAAAAAGGTGCAACACAACTTCTCTGACTCTTGTGGAAGaactggtttttatttagaggtatcagaataaaaatacatgccacacttttcagacttctATTTGGAAAACATCCCTTTTGTTCTGCTCTATTACATTCGTCTTTACATACAGAgtgttggaaaacatttttacaaatcaaagtGTAGCTCTGAGCCCAAACTGTTTTCGCACCtaaagattttcattttcttttttttcttttttagcataTTCTCAAACATTTCAGGTGTGACTTGGCAACCGCTGGCTGCCCTGTCACTTCTGTAAATAAGTTTTACCTTTGTGCCTTTCAGTAGCCATCGGTCTCATTGCTTGATAGTCTAAACCTGGAGCAATAGGTGCTTTAACTCGGTCCGTTCAGATGAGACCGGCCGAATAACCGTGAAGAGGTGCACGAGCTTTAAGCTCACTAACTTTCTTGCACATTAAAGATTGCAGTTTAGTGGTGCTACGTCTAATTAGGAGCTGATCGTTAAATTAGGTTAGTTTGTTACTGTTACTCACTAATGCATGTATTAGTTTTTGTCACAAAGTGTTAGGTTGTTAGTGGGTCAGTAGGTTGCTGTTCTGCTGTAGGCATCGCGGTCCAACAGATTCTGGTCTGCAGCTGGAATAACAAACACAGTTTATCCTCTACTGCGAGCGTGTTTTTAACCGAATCATGTAAAACCCAACAagtattaaagaaaatacagcagCAGGGTTGTTTGAATTCACTGTGTTTTCCCAGTAAAAAACTGAGCTGCCTGAGGAAACAGTGTTGGTCCCCCTAACTGTTCAAGAAAATGCAAAAGTGAAACTTCTTGGGACGTGTGAACATGCAATCCGTTTAAAACAAGTCTGGAAAACACCGCCTTTCTATTTTTAGTCAACATCACAcatgcattttaatattttccttatgtttaaagaaaatgtctgtgACCAAACTTTAGTGTTATCCAAGCGGTTATTTTATTACAGATTCAGATCAAAGTTTGTCTTGATCCCAATCAGTTGGCTGATGAACAcccaaataaatggaaataagaAAGTTATGTAGAATTAAATTAGTCATCagatttgtaacattttattatgtttttaattaaagataaaGTAATATGTCATGCAAAGATTGGACCGGACAGAACCAGTTTTCAGCTGCAGGACTTTTTCGTTTCCTCAGACGCAAATCTGAACCTCATGCTGCATGTTCACACTTCCTCGTGTTCAAagttgttgtgactttttttaatgtctgacaCTTTGACGTCCACCGATCCGTTTATGAAATCATGAggataaagttgtaatattacatGAATAAAGTCGaataagaataaagttataCAACAATTAAGTTGCATTATTGCAAGagtaaaattgtaatattaCAGGAGTAAAGTCGGAaaatttacaagaataaaatgtaCGAAAATTAAGtcgtatgagaataaagtcttatAATAGATGTAATATCACAATAATAATAGTggtaaaattatgagaataatcTCACAAGGATAAAGTTGTAAATTACAATAGTCGTAATAATGCCATAATAAAGTAATACTTCGGGAACTTatacaataaaaactttaaaatgaggaatgctGATCATTTTGTGACGTTGTACTTTGGTATCAGTTTTTCcttaatcttttaaaacatcagcttCAAATTATCAGTGGCCAAACTCTAAAGAAGACGCATGGACTTGATAACCATCAAagctttattctcataaaacagcttttttcttcTAATCTTACAACGTTCTTCTGATATTGCAACCTATTTTTATAATCATATGTAAAAGTTGTTGTTCAACAGGGAGGCAGGTGTGACTGCAGTGTCGAAACCTGAGGCCTTTTTGTTCTGCAGGTTTTTGCGTCCTGTTGGTACTTTGGCGTGTTCTTAAAATTGTTTCAcctaaacttgtttatttataaaaaaattaaaatgcagttaGGTCCTACAACTCagtcaaaaagcaacaaagtgtGTGTAGTATTGTATAGATTTATGGGGCCGTAGAGAAGGCAAGAGATTCCTTTGAGTAAATAGCACTTTAATCATGTATTTGTGTCTGAAAGTGTTCGGTCAGCCACGCTTGTCGTTTGTTTGCCCTAATCCCCAGAATATTTTACTTGAACTCatctggaaaagaaagaaaaattataattttaccaTAATTTCTCAGTTTACGGATCCAATATTCTGCAGAGAGCAAACAAAGCGGCGAAAATGTTGCGCTGACCAGATTCGTGAGCTGAAACCTACAAGTgttaacactgcaaaaacacacaatcttaccaagtatttatctaatttctggtgcaaatatcttattacacttgaattaagactaAACTAGCTTGAAAGCAACTTATCAGGAAGCTTGTTTGAAGTCACACGTGTCTAACTCAAGGCTCGTGGGCCAAATCCAGGTcaccgtagctttttatgtggccctctagattctagactaaacactaagtgtgtTTAAATATGTTACCAATCAaatcaattcagtttttatctgtttattgtCAAATtgtatcaatcagtccctccaggttGCTGAGAATTATCGTGGaaatttatgcaaaatcaacaaatccctgcatATCTGAActaataattgggagtttattgctgatttttctcaaaaattgtcaaaaaccttatttgtactaaacagctgcctcagccttaattgatTATAGTCCTTGATCTTTATAGggagtaataaaaagttgcatttactgTCAGAAATATCGCAGATATTTccaaattagcaccacaaacacttggatttttattgcaaaaaaatcccaaaaagaaacatgaaatcCTGGAAGGACTGAAAAGATAATCAGTAATAtcatttaatttacagaattaattgatattttaacaatttgtgAACAGTTTTTTTCAATGCATTCTGGCCTTTAAGAGTTTGACGCCCGTTTCATCTTTAATATTGACGAAAAAGAGCTagctccattggcagattatttcacttataacatgcaGGAATTGTCTTAAGTACATTTATCTGCCAAAGGACTAggggaactagaactttttcatgaatattaaggaaCTATTTACCTTAAACAAGCTCCTTTCAATTTTCATTAGAAACAAGACTAAACAGAGTTGGtacagtttggtgtttttg
It contains:
- the socs5 gene encoding suppressor of cytokine signaling 5 is translated as MWSSLKSRCQTLFHSTGSAESRVEVETVQCVVDLGETDNAVETRGPAAATASPSWRLMPVPVVATGRRHHNCVSDIPQIVEISIDKESEDSRGTSGGVPMARRDSYSRHAPWGGKKKHSCSTKTQSSLEADRRSGRLRGCGNRRDRRYGISSIQEINDSGSGGRSLNTRSLRQRLSDTVGLCLPLPARQRSHPKNPINSKRKIHLTELMLETCPFPPGSDLAHKWHLIKQHTAPVSPHSSTALLDAFDQAHPSPEDEEERLRERRRLSIEEGVDPPPNAQIHTLEASVPGPSLYKLGPKMAPSIGEVSGEARTGGASGSAGAASLGACGSILGATVASQDCDSEEDSTTLCLQARRPKQRHASGDGHQSRQQPGPWKVHTQIDYIHCLVPDLLQLTALPCYWGVMDRYEAEALLDGRPEGTFLLRDSAQEDYLFSVSFRRYNRSLHARIEQWNHNFSFDAHDPCVFHSSTVTGLLEHYKDPSACMFFEPLLTVPFNRTFPFTLQHLARAAICRWTTYDGIGSLPLPPALQDFLKEYHYKQKVRVRWLEREPPLKVK